A genomic segment from Neobacillus sp. YX16 encodes:
- a CDS encoding multicopper oxidase domain-containing protein has translation MRNFLKFASVIVTSVMVLSACNSAKVSLDTQSAKVAKANTASQVIEPHKNLNQKPIPVNIERVGEHEVNIDMTAQITDIEITKGNLYKAWTFNGEAPGPVIVVNEGDTINFTLKNMDPSIPHSMDFHAVHASPSQDFIDIMPNESGSFTYPANNPGVFMYHCGTKPVLAHIANGMHGTIIVKPKDGYPTDSEIDREFVIVQNEWYKYNDLEDFTNGVPSNVVFSAKALKEGDLNTNGTVGALVDTPLLAKVGDKVRIYINNVGPNEVSSFHVVGTVFDNVYIDGNPFNLMKGLQTVMLPASGGAVVEFTVTKEGSYPIVTHQFNHVTKGAVGILKVTKDGTDDGSQTMSH, from the coding sequence ATGAGAAATTTCTTGAAGTTTGCAAGTGTTATTGTCACCTCTGTAATGGTTTTAAGTGCTTGTAATTCTGCTAAAGTTTCCCTTGATACACAGTCTGCAAAAGTAGCAAAAGCTAATACTGCCTCACAAGTCATTGAACCTCACAAAAATCTCAATCAAAAGCCAATTCCCGTCAACATAGAACGAGTCGGTGAACACGAAGTCAATATTGACATGACCGCACAAATTACCGATATCGAAATTACCAAAGGCAATCTGTACAAAGCATGGACATTTAATGGTGAAGCCCCAGGACCAGTCATTGTTGTGAATGAAGGCGATACCATTAACTTTACATTAAAAAATATGGATCCGTCCATACCTCACAGCATGGACTTTCATGCTGTACATGCCTCCCCATCACAGGATTTTATCGATATTATGCCAAATGAATCTGGCAGCTTTACCTATCCAGCGAACAATCCTGGAGTTTTCATGTACCACTGTGGTACAAAACCAGTCTTAGCCCATATCGCCAATGGAATGCACGGAACCATTATTGTTAAGCCTAAAGACGGCTACCCGACTGATTCTGAAATTGACCGTGAATTTGTCATCGTTCAAAATGAATGGTATAAATACAACGACTTAGAGGATTTTACAAATGGAGTTCCTAGTAATGTGGTCTTCTCGGCTAAAGCCTTAAAGGAAGGCGATTTGAATACAAACGGTACCGTTGGCGCCCTAGTCGATACTCCGCTCCTTGCGAAGGTTGGCGACAAAGTTAGAATTTACATTAACAATGTGGGGCCAAATGAAGTCAGCAGTTTTCATGTGGTCGGAACCGTATTTGACAATGTTTATATCGATGGTAATCCATTTAACCTCATGAAAGGGTTGCAAACTGTCATGCTGCCGGCAAGCGGCGGGGCGGTTGTTGAATTCACCGTCACAAAAGAAGGCAGTTATCCCATTGTGACACATCAGTTTAACCATGTAACCAAGGGCGCCGTTGGAATTTTGAAAGTAACAAAAGACGGAACGGATGATGGAAGCCAAACCATGTCACACTAA
- a CDS encoding toxic anion resistance protein has product MSENNSHQLNKTGNLLDDILANPFGENQELAPQTQQSPQLQEAKPTKLIDVIPEENRAKAYQLAEQIDPKNHQAMITYGTQAQGKLLSFSHTMLEHVQKKDIGEVGEIISDLMKRLDEVNPDELKDGKPSFFGRMFGKISNSLQEVLSKYQKTGAQIDRISVKLDRSKNVLLSDIKLLEQLYETNKEYFHALNVYIAAGEIKLEELNQKTIPAMKREAEATSDQMKFQEVNDMIQFADRLDKRLYDLKLSREITIQSAPQIRLIQNTNQALVEKIQSSIMTAIPLWKNQVAIALTLIRQRHAVEAQKKVSQTTNELLLKNAEMLKTNTIETAKENERGLVDIETLKKTQESLITTLEETMRIQEEGRHKRRLAEQELANMENDLRLKLLEIKGK; this is encoded by the coding sequence ATGAGCGAAAATAACTCACACCAATTAAATAAAACAGGGAATTTATTAGATGACATCCTAGCCAACCCGTTTGGTGAAAATCAAGAGCTAGCTCCGCAAACCCAGCAATCGCCACAGCTTCAAGAAGCAAAGCCTACTAAGCTGATTGATGTCATACCGGAAGAAAACCGTGCAAAAGCCTACCAGCTTGCTGAACAAATTGACCCGAAAAACCACCAGGCGATGATTACGTATGGTACCCAAGCACAAGGGAAGCTTTTAAGCTTTTCACATACGATGCTTGAGCATGTACAGAAAAAGGATATTGGCGAGGTTGGCGAAATCATAAGTGATTTGATGAAGCGCCTTGATGAGGTCAATCCGGATGAATTAAAGGATGGGAAGCCATCCTTTTTCGGACGTATGTTTGGGAAAATCTCAAATTCTCTTCAAGAGGTATTGTCCAAATATCAAAAGACAGGTGCACAAATTGACAGGATTAGTGTGAAACTAGACCGGAGTAAGAACGTGCTTTTATCGGATATTAAATTGCTCGAACAGCTTTATGAAACAAATAAAGAATATTTCCATGCTCTAAACGTGTATATTGCAGCGGGAGAAATTAAGCTTGAAGAGCTCAATCAAAAAACAATCCCAGCAATGAAAAGGGAAGCGGAAGCAACAAGTGATCAAATGAAATTCCAAGAAGTGAACGATATGATTCAGTTTGCAGACCGCTTGGATAAACGCCTATACGATTTGAAATTGAGCCGTGAGATTACCATCCAGAGTGCTCCGCAAATCCGTCTGATTCAAAACACGAACCAAGCGCTTGTCGAAAAAATACAATCGTCCATCATGACGGCCATTCCGCTTTGGAAAAATCAAGTTGCGATTGCGCTAACCCTCATTCGTCAGCGCCATGCAGTAGAGGCGCAGAAAAAGGTCTCACAGACCACAAATGAATTGCTTTTGAAAAACGCAGAAATGCTTAAAACGAATACGATTGAGACAGCGAAAGAAAATGAGCGTGGTCTCGTTGATATCGAGACCCTTAAAAAGACTCAGGAAAGTTTAATCACCACGCTTGAAGAAACGATGCGAATCCAAGAAGAAGGGCGTCACAAACGCCGCCTGGCTGAACAAGAACTGGCCAATATGGAAAATGACTTAAGATTAAAACTCTTAGAAATCAAAGGTAAATAA
- a CDS encoding 5-bromo-4-chloroindolyl phosphate hydrolysis family protein — translation MNRFLTFLVQSVVTVPSAVTVWFLSYFAFDLTFLISSAISLAGGVIVYKITSGVMTSRFLKKQQLTRKEYRYIKKNLDEAKQKINRLNKSLFSIRDLSTLKQRLEVLRITRKIQSMTHAEPKRFYKAEKFYFSHLDSVVELTEKYRFLAQQPKKSHEIDVSLYETRQTLTDLTKALEEDLYHVVEDDLDSLNFEIDVAKHSIKKLNDPKIIDESRRLK, via the coding sequence ATGAACCGATTTTTAACGTTTTTAGTCCAAAGTGTTGTGACTGTTCCATCTGCCGTCACGGTATGGTTTTTAAGCTATTTTGCATTCGATTTAACATTCTTGATTTCGTCCGCCATTTCATTAGCAGGTGGAGTCATCGTTTACAAAATTACATCCGGGGTCATGACATCCCGCTTTTTAAAAAAACAACAGCTCACAAGAAAAGAATATCGTTATATAAAGAAAAACCTAGATGAAGCCAAACAAAAAATTAATCGCTTAAATAAATCTCTCTTTTCTATTCGTGATCTATCGACTTTAAAGCAGAGACTAGAGGTTCTCCGGATTACTCGGAAAATACAAAGCATGACGCATGCAGAACCTAAGCGCTTTTATAAAGCGGAAAAATTTTACTTTTCCCATTTAGATTCTGTTGTCGAGCTTACAGAGAAATATCGATTTTTAGCGCAGCAGCCTAAGAAAAGTCACGAGATTGATGTTTCTTTATACGAGACACGCCAAACCTTAACCGACCTAACTAAGGCATTAGAAGAGGATCTCTATCATGTGGTGGAAGATGATTTAGATTCCTTGAATTTTGAAATTGATGTTGCCAAGCATTCCATAAAAAAACTCAATGATCCTAAAATCATAGATGAAAGCAGGAGGCTAAAATGA
- the zupT gene encoding zinc transporter ZupT — protein sequence MTENLLFAFGLTLFAGLATGIGSLLAFFTSHTNTKFLSVTLGFSAGVMIYVSMVEIFVKAKVALVDAMGVVPGNWLTVGGFFGGMLLIAAIDKFIPKQSNPHELKTVEDMNQPNINDGKKPDLLKMGTFTALAIGIHNFPEGIATFTSALQDPALGIAIAVAIAIHNIPEGIAVSVPVYFATGDKKKAFKLSFLSGLSEPIGAIVAYLFLMPFLNDVMFGIIFAAVAGIMVFISLDELLPAAKRYDETHLSIYGLIAGMAVMALSLLLFI from the coding sequence ATGACGGAAAATCTGCTATTTGCGTTTGGACTGACATTATTTGCAGGCCTTGCAACAGGTATAGGAAGTCTGCTCGCATTTTTTACATCTCATACAAATACGAAATTTCTATCTGTTACCCTTGGATTTTCTGCTGGTGTCATGATCTATGTATCCATGGTAGAGATTTTTGTAAAAGCAAAGGTAGCTCTTGTCGATGCAATGGGTGTTGTTCCGGGGAACTGGTTAACGGTTGGTGGATTTTTCGGAGGCATGCTATTGATTGCTGCTATTGACAAATTTATTCCAAAGCAATCAAACCCGCATGAATTGAAAACAGTAGAAGATATGAATCAACCTAACATAAATGACGGTAAAAAGCCTGACCTATTAAAAATGGGGACATTTACGGCACTTGCCATTGGTATTCACAACTTTCCGGAAGGAATTGCTACCTTTACTTCGGCTTTACAGGACCCAGCTCTTGGTATTGCCATCGCGGTTGCGATAGCGATCCATAACATCCCAGAGGGCATTGCTGTTTCGGTTCCTGTTTATTTTGCGACAGGTGATAAGAAAAAGGCTTTCAAACTATCATTCTTGTCGGGCTTATCAGAACCAATTGGTGCAATAGTTGCCTATCTATTCTTAATGCCTTTCCTAAATGATGTTATGTTCGGAATTATCTTCGCTGCGGTTGCGGGGATCATGGTGTTCATCTCCCTCGATGAATTATTACCTGCTGCAAAAAGATATGATGAAACCCATCTATCAATCTATGGGCTCATAGCAGGTATGGCCGTCATGGCACTTAGCCTCTTACTATTCATCTAA
- a CDS encoding S1C family serine protease, translating to MKRALFTIPLCLILIGVMVTSFVLMGIKPSSSNISQAQKLAEYTKPAVVRILGYSVVSWQFNNPNDPEVEAILSQLNYQSVVGGSGSGAIISSDGYIVTNAHVVESAQMEDEDIANAAFDQLVTIMADYFQVDYETAYEYMLTYTQYTGIQNVIKVILPGGDTLDGEVKSYGAPVNEGKDVAVLKIEGKNLPTLKLGNSDNIQNQDNIWVSGYPAAADSDLLSPDSSLVSSMNAGQISATDKKTEQGSPVIQINAAATHGNSGGPIINEKGEIIGLLTFRGDTVNGQEVQGFNFSVPVNTVKEFTNQAGAKNTSSSTDKLYKEGLELYWGGYYDNALEKFEAVQRLYPNHSEIKKFITNSEQRAGDSKTLWSDYKTIFYIADGFAALLIILLLVFTFAFKPKNRPAPAVAAAPQTPPAAPPPQVPENTIQDLNNDGIIDVQDIILALQEQQKKQQKKDEENDS from the coding sequence ATGAAAAGGGCCCTTTTTACAATACCGCTTTGTTTGATACTCATTGGGGTAATGGTTACTTCCTTTGTTCTAATGGGTATTAAGCCAAGCTCTTCGAATATTTCTCAAGCTCAAAAGCTAGCGGAATACACGAAGCCAGCGGTTGTTCGGATTCTAGGTTATTCTGTTGTTAGTTGGCAGTTTAACAATCCAAATGACCCCGAGGTAGAGGCCATACTAAGTCAATTAAACTACCAGTCTGTTGTTGGGGGCTCTGGTTCAGGTGCAATAATTAGCTCTGATGGGTATATTGTCACGAATGCACATGTTGTAGAATCCGCTCAGATGGAAGACGAAGATATTGCCAATGCTGCATTTGATCAGCTTGTTACGATTATGGCAGATTATTTTCAGGTAGATTATGAAACAGCGTATGAATATATGTTGACTTACACGCAATACACTGGGATTCAAAATGTCATTAAGGTTATTTTACCAGGTGGAGACACACTTGATGGGGAAGTAAAAAGCTATGGTGCACCTGTTAATGAAGGGAAAGATGTAGCGGTACTTAAGATTGAAGGGAAAAACCTTCCTACCTTAAAGCTTGGAAATTCTGATAATATCCAAAACCAGGATAACATTTGGGTAAGCGGCTACCCAGCTGCAGCCGATTCTGATCTGCTATCACCTGATTCCTCTCTCGTATCTTCAATGAATGCTGGTCAAATTTCTGCTACTGATAAGAAAACGGAGCAAGGAAGCCCGGTTATTCAAATTAATGCAGCTGCTACACATGGGAATAGCGGCGGACCAATAATCAATGAAAAAGGAGAAATCATTGGCTTACTAACCTTTAGAGGCGATACCGTAAATGGTCAAGAGGTTCAAGGCTTCAACTTTTCAGTGCCAGTTAATACTGTAAAAGAATTTACAAACCAAGCAGGAGCAAAGAATACATCAAGTAGCACAGATAAACTTTATAAGGAAGGGCTGGAGCTTTATTGGGGTGGCTATTATGATAATGCTCTAGAAAAATTTGAAGCAGTCCAAAGACTCTATCCAAACCATTCCGAAATCAAAAAGTTCATCACGAATTCCGAACAACGAGCTGGTGACAGCAAAACTTTATGGTCAGATTATAAAACCATCTTCTATATCGCAGATGGTTTTGCCGCCTTACTAATAATTCTGCTCTTAGTATTCACCTTTGCCTTTAAACCGAAAAATAGACCTGCACCTGCTGTAGCAGCAGCACCGCAGACACCACCAGCGGCACCACCGCCACAAGTACCGGAAAACACCATTCAGGACCTAAACAACGATGGAATAATTGACGTCCAAGATATCATACTTGCACTCCAAGAACAGCAAAAGAAACAGCAGAAAAAAGATGAAGAAAATGATAGTTAA
- a CDS encoding glycerol-3-phosphate acyltransferase, whose product MIWLYLILSYFIGSIMFGFLITKIIYRKDIRVQGSGNVGARNAGRLHGKTAFVLIFLGDALKGVLVILAARYLQFSETIQLIGLALAILGHIKPVTLKFKGGKGISTFIGGIITFEPLLVPVIILGFCVLYPFLKSFTLAGLATFLFIPVILFIKNNDWLSCLIALGIIAMLYAAHAENLKERLKPNE is encoded by the coding sequence ATGATTTGGTTATACCTTATTCTTTCCTATTTTATAGGTAGTATCATGTTTGGCTTTCTTATAACGAAAATCATTTATCGGAAGGATATTCGTGTTCAAGGGAGCGGTAATGTCGGTGCAAGAAACGCCGGCCGCCTTCATGGCAAAACGGCTTTTGTACTGATTTTTCTCGGGGATGCACTTAAAGGTGTCCTAGTTATCTTAGCTGCCCGTTACTTGCAATTCTCTGAAACTATTCAATTAATAGGGCTTGCCCTGGCCATTTTGGGGCATATCAAGCCGGTTACCCTGAAATTTAAGGGTGGAAAAGGAATTTCTACCTTTATTGGTGGAATTATTACCTTTGAACCGCTACTTGTTCCAGTAATTATCCTGGGTTTTTGCGTCCTTTATCCTTTTTTGAAAAGCTTCACTTTAGCAGGATTAGCGACTTTTCTTTTTATCCCAGTGATACTTTTTATAAAAAATAATGATTGGCTAAGTTGCCTGATAGCATTAGGTATTATCGCTATGCTTTACGCAGCACATGCAGAAAATCTCAAGGAAAGGCTGAAACCTAATGAGTAA
- a CDS encoding aminotransferase class V-fold PLP-dependent enzyme: protein MSKHEFFFKIATTPDEFEQIHRLNYQTFSEEIPQHKKNEEQKLVDAFHAENTYIICIKENEVIGMAAIRDNRPFSLDRKIGPVEQSLSFPVNSPCEVRLLSVKKEYRNGRVFLGLAQFLIKYCLKKGYDIAFISGTVRQLKLYGQLGFQPFAQLTGSDEALFQPMYLTKKTFDESIAGRILPPTIPFLPGPVQISNNVMAALSKTPISHRSDLYKEKLEKAKNILGRLVNSKYVHIFLGSGTLANDVVAGQLSLETGRGLILANGEFGSRLVEQASRLGLKFDVLQKDWGQAFTREEIIAELSEDTSWIWAVHSETSSGMLNDLGLLKEISKQNELKLCLDCISSLGAMEVDLEGVFLATGVSGKAIRALTGLSFVFHHHEVQPSLTLPKYLDLGTYMAKKSIPFSQSSNLLEALLAALEDIKIETFEKVVATHSFLNNLLKQFGFTIISEENSSPIILTIEIPSSISSVVVGDILYNHGYQLHYESDYLQRRNWIQIACIDHYATSDLEKMAHLLNRVITYEQSALQQA from the coding sequence ATGAGTAAGCACGAATTCTTTTTCAAAATTGCCACCACTCCTGATGAATTCGAACAAATTCATCGCTTAAACTATCAAACCTTTTCAGAAGAAATTCCACAGCACAAAAAAAATGAGGAACAAAAGTTAGTGGATGCATTCCATGCTGAAAATACATATATCATTTGTATTAAAGAAAACGAAGTGATTGGTATGGCTGCGATTCGCGATAATCGGCCATTTTCACTTGATCGAAAAATCGGTCCCGTTGAGCAATCATTGTCATTTCCAGTTAACTCTCCGTGCGAAGTTAGACTATTATCTGTCAAAAAAGAATATCGAAATGGACGGGTATTTTTAGGGCTCGCGCAGTTTCTAATAAAATATTGCCTAAAAAAAGGGTACGATATTGCTTTTATCTCCGGAACAGTCCGCCAATTAAAGCTTTACGGTCAATTAGGATTCCAGCCTTTTGCTCAATTAACGGGGAGTGATGAAGCACTCTTTCAGCCTATGTACTTGACGAAGAAAACGTTTGATGAGTCGATAGCAGGCAGAATCTTACCACCGACCATTCCCTTTTTGCCAGGACCGGTTCAAATCTCGAATAACGTAATGGCAGCCTTAAGCAAAACCCCGATTTCTCATCGGTCGGACCTGTATAAAGAAAAGCTTGAAAAAGCAAAGAATATTCTTGGTCGTTTGGTTAATAGTAAATATGTTCATATTTTCCTAGGCTCTGGAACACTTGCCAATGATGTTGTTGCAGGACAGCTTTCCTTAGAAACTGGACGGGGGCTAATTTTAGCTAATGGAGAATTTGGCAGCCGTTTAGTAGAACAGGCTAGTAGATTGGGACTGAAGTTCGATGTACTTCAAAAGGATTGGGGACAGGCTTTCACGCGTGAGGAAATTATTGCTGAATTATCAGAGGATACGAGTTGGATTTGGGCGGTTCACAGTGAAACTTCCTCTGGTATGCTCAACGATTTGGGTTTGTTGAAGGAAATATCGAAACAAAATGAACTCAAGCTTTGCCTGGATTGCATTAGCTCTTTAGGGGCAATGGAAGTAGACTTAGAGGGAGTATTTTTGGCAACAGGTGTTAGTGGAAAGGCCATCCGCGCTCTGACAGGCCTTTCGTTCGTTTTCCACCACCATGAGGTTCAGCCATCATTAACACTTCCGAAATATCTCGATTTAGGAACCTACATGGCAAAGAAAAGCATCCCGTTTTCGCAGTCATCTAACCTCCTAGAGGCACTACTGGCAGCATTAGAAGATATTAAGATCGAAACCTTTGAAAAAGTGGTGGCAACACACTCTTTCTTAAACAATCTGCTTAAACAATTTGGCTTTACCATCATCAGTGAAGAGAACAGCTCACCGATTATTCTCACGATTGAGATACCAAGTTCCATTTCTTCCGTTGTTGTTGGAGATATTCTATACAACCACGGCTACCAGCTGCACTACGAAAGTGATTATCTACAGCGAAGAAACTGGATTCAGATTGCCTGTATTGACCACTATGCAACCTCAGATTTGGAAAAAATGGCTCACCTTCTGAATAGAGTAATAACCTATGAACAAAGTGCCTTACAACAAGCATAA
- a CDS encoding transposase has product MGRKRRAWFPGAKYHIACRGNRKSTLFYDDEDRIKYLSFLKETMVRFPFTLHTYCLMTNHTHLQIQTSDTSPTILMSHLNTKYAKYFNKKYNYSGHVFEKRYGAELLDSLDYEFDVSKYIHLNPLKAGLVDELEDYPWSSYNTYVYGELSHLVDTKHLLSYFPSPASKRYEEYIKTPLADLFLLDNGKVLMISRKEENPCVQK; this is encoded by the coding sequence ATGGGTCGAAAACGCCGCGCTTGGTTTCCAGGTGCAAAGTATCATATTGCATGTAGAGGAAATCGGAAATCTACGCTTTTTTATGATGACGAAGATCGAATAAAGTATCTTAGCTTTTTAAAAGAAACAATGGTTCGTTTTCCATTTACGCTCCACACCTACTGTTTAATGACCAATCACACACACCTCCAGATTCAAACTTCAGACACTTCTCCAACTATTCTTATGAGCCACCTCAATACAAAATACGCCAAATATTTCAATAAAAAGTACAACTACAGCGGCCACGTATTTGAAAAGCGGTATGGAGCCGAATTATTAGATTCCCTTGATTATGAATTCGATGTTAGCAAGTATATTCATCTGAATCCGCTAAAGGCGGGTCTAGTAGATGAGTTAGAGGACTATCCTTGGAGCAGTTACAACACTTATGTTTATGGCGAACTTAGTCACCTTGTTGACACCAAACATCTGCTTTCCTATTTTCCTTCTCCTGCGTCCAAGCGTTATGAGGAATACATAAAAACCCCACTAGCGGATTTATTTTTACTCGACAATGGTAAAGTTCTGATGATTTCTAGAAAAGAGGAAAATCCATGTGTGCAAAAGTAA